DNA sequence from the Sulfurimonas sp. HSL3-1 genome:
ACGCGGTTCTTCTCCCCGCCGCTGAGGATGCCGATCTTCTTGTCGAGGAATTCGCGGGGGAAGAGGAAGTTTTTGAGGTAGCCGTAGACGTGCATGTTCTTGCCCTGCACCTCGACCCGGTCGCCGCCGTGGGGGCAGAAGGTCTCGATGAGGTTCTTGTCGTCATCGAGCATTTCGCGGTGCTGGTCGAAGTAGCCGATGGAGAACTCCCCCTGCTTGATCTTGCCCGCCGTCGGTTTGAGGCGCCCCAGCAGCGCTTTGAGGAGGGTCGACTTGCCGCTGCCGTTGGGGCCGACAACGGCGATGACGTCCTTTTGGAGGATACGCGTCGAGAAATCCCTGATCAGCATTTTAGTGCCCAGGGTAATGTCGAGGTGCTCGATCTCGAAGAGCATCTTCTGTTTGTTGACGCTTTTGTCCCGGTTGAAGTGCTTCGCCTCGCGGTCGAGCTCGACGCGCATCTTACGGATCTGCGCCGGGTTCGTTTTCGCCTGCTCCCGCAGGTTCATCAGCCGCTCCTTGCGCCCCTCGTTGCGCTTGAGGCGGGCGCGTACCCCGCGCGAATACCACTCGTTCTCGGAGCGCAGCAGGCGCAGCAGGTTGTCGTGCTGCTTCTGCATGGTGCGCAGCAGCTCCTCTTTCTGGGTCAGGTAGCTGCTGTAGCCCCCTTTGAACTCCCGCAGGCCGGCATCCTCCACTTCGACGGTCTTCGTCGCGATCTGGTCGATGAAGTAACGGTCGTGGGAGATGAAGACGAGGGTGAACTTCTCCTTGAGAATGAGTTCCTCGAGGAACTCGACCATGTAGACGTCGAGGTGGTTGGTGGGTTCGTCCAGCAGCAGGACGTCGGGTTTCTGCAGCAGCAGCGACGCCAGCGCGACCCGGCGCTGTTCGCCCCCGCTGAGCAGATTGACGTTCTTGCTTTCGTACATTTTTAGCTGGAAGTGCTGCAAGACCCGCTCGATCTTGTCGTCGAGGTTCCAGGCGCTGTGGTGGTCGAGGTAGGCGGAGAGCTCCGTGTGTTCCTTGATCAGCTGCGGGTCGTCGAACTTCTCGGCCATCTCCACCGAGAGGGTGTCGAAACGGGCCAGGGCCTCTTTGAGTTCGACGAGGCCGTGCTCGATCGCCTCGCGCACGCTGTGCCCCTGCTCGAAATGCGGCACCTGGGCGAGCATCTTCACCTGCAGGTTCTGGCGGATGATGCGCTCCCCTTCGTCGTATTCCAGCGTCCCGGCAACGATCTTCATCAGCGTCGATTTGCCGCTCCCGTTCTTGCCGACGACAACGACGCGCTCCCCCTCATCGATATGGAAATCGACGTTCTCAAGGATTTTTTGCGCTTCGTAGTTTTTATAGATGCCGTGCAGATCAATGAGGGCCATGGTGCTCTTTTTTTCTGCGTATTTTACTATAACGGGTTGAAAGTCAGTTGTTGTATCCGCGTATCCCTCTGCCGTAAGTGGCGGGCAGGAAGCTACTGCTCGAAGGCGTAATTGACGTGTCCCGCTTCGAACATCGCGTCGACGAGGGTCCGGTCTCCGCTTTTAACCGCGTTCATAAACGCCGTCTCCGTCTTTGGATCGTCGTTTTCGAACCAGAGGTACTTTTCCGTGATCAGCTCAGAGACCGTTTTGGGGGTGTTGTGTTTCATGGAAAGTTCGATGATGTAGCGGCAGGTGTAGCGGCGGAGGTTGCTGACCTCGCCCAGGGCGTGCTCGAGGTCGCCGTCGGGGGCGCCGTGCACGATGAGCATGGCGGCCATCCGTTTGAAGGTATCTTCCCGGTCAAACTCCCCGGCTTCGAAGGCGCGCTCTATCAGCGTGCCGACAAGCGTCAGCGGATGCACGCCCGCTTCGTTTTCCGTGATGGGGGAGGTGCCGGCCTCAAGAATCTGTTCAAGGGCGGCTGCATCGCCGGCTTCGATCGCATTGAAAATAGGTTTCGGCATGGTGACTCCTTCCGGGAGGAAATGGTCGTTAAATTATTATAGCCAATGCCGTAGCCGTTTGGTGACTGAAATGGTGAAAGTTGTGCCTGAAGCACCGAGCGGTGCTATGCTAGAGGCACTGGTCGACGACGTTCTCCTGTGTCTGGTACAAGAAGATCTCGACGCGGCGGTTTTGGGCCATATTGGCTTCGCTGTTGTTGGGAACGAGCGGTTTGTCGAAGGAACAGCCGCGGGCATAGACGGCGTTGGGCAGTCCCTGGTTTACCATGGCCGTGGCGACGGTGCGCGCCCGGCGCTCGGAGAGCTGCAGGTTGTAGTCATAGGAACCGCGCGGGTCGGTGTGGCCGACGACCTGGACGATGGAACTGGGATATTTTTTCAGTGCCGTCGTCAGCTGGTCGATCTTTGTCAGCGCCGTTGACGTCGGCGTATCGGAGTTCGTCGGGAACATCATGGCGCTTTTAAAGGTGACTTTGACAAAGGTCTCATGCTGGGTGACGATGATGTTGTCCGCGCCGACATCGCTCTGGCTGACGGTCGTATTGAGAGATTTGGCGACGTCTTTGGCCTGCTGGTCCATCGCATAACCGATCCCGCCGCCGGCTGCTGCGCCGACCGCCGCGCCGATCAGCGCGCCCTGGCCTTTGTTCTTGCCGCCGAGCAGCAGTCCGCCGATGGCACCGACGGCCGCACCGATGAGGGCGCCTTTTTTGGTCTTGTCGTACTCGTCCTGCTGCGTGCCGTCGGCATTGGGCTGGGTGCTGGCACACCCGCCGATCAGTGCGGCGGCAAGGATGAGTGAAAGTGATTTGGTTGGAAATGTCATTGTTTTTGCTCCTAAACTAGATCGCTTATTGTAACAGGAAAATGTCTCTTTTTCGTGATATCAGCCGACGGGCGTCTCTGTCTGCAGGTAGTCGCTGTGCACCCACCCCTCTCTGCAGATACGGACCTTCTGCCACACGCCGCTGCGCTCGACCAGCTCCACCCGGGTCCCTTTCTCAATCGGATCGCCTGCCAAAGAGGCGCTTCCCGAGGGCTGGGACCTGACGTTAAGGAGGCTGGCGGTGACCGTTGCGTTTGCGGCGGGAGCCTCCTGCTCATCCGTCGGCTCCGCATCGGCATGGCGTCCCGTCAGAACCCTGTCGCGCAGCCGCTCCAGCGGGAAGGCCGGGCCGGGGTCGATCT
Encoded proteins:
- a CDS encoding ABC-F family ATP-binding cassette domain-containing protein — protein: MALIDLHGIYKNYEAQKILENVDFHIDEGERVVVVGKNGSGKSTLMKIVAGTLEYDEGERIIRQNLQVKMLAQVPHFEQGHSVREAIEHGLVELKEALARFDTLSVEMAEKFDDPQLIKEHTELSAYLDHHSAWNLDDKIERVLQHFQLKMYESKNVNLLSGGEQRRVALASLLLQKPDVLLLDEPTNHLDVYMVEFLEELILKEKFTLVFISHDRYFIDQIATKTVEVEDAGLREFKGGYSSYLTQKEELLRTMQKQHDNLLRLLRSENEWYSRGVRARLKRNEGRKERLMNLREQAKTNPAQIRKMRVELDREAKHFNRDKSVNKQKMLFEIEHLDITLGTKMLIRDFSTRILQKDVIAVVGPNGSGKSTLLKALLGRLKPTAGKIKQGEFSIGYFDQHREMLDDDKNLIETFCPHGGDRVEVQGKNMHVYGYLKNFLFPREFLDKKIGILSGGEKNRVALALLFTKQVDCLILDEPTNDLDIPTINILEEKLQAFPGAVILVSHDRYFVDKIAKKLFVFKGDGEVEERYQLYSEYLETEKEFREMEAMEREAETVSAKPAVQEKPKKEKPLRLTYKEKMALESLPGEIEALEQKIEDLNACLADPACYAEKGISVLAKELEALEAEYEAKVDELLTIEEKAEQIEGQ
- a CDS encoding OmpA family protein, which codes for MTFPTKSLSLILAAALIGGCASTQPNADGTQQDEYDKTKKGALIGAAVGAIGGLLLGGKNKGQGALIGAAVGAAAGGGIGYAMDQQAKDVAKSLNTTVSQSDVGADNIIVTQHETFVKVTFKSAMMFPTNSDTPTSTALTKIDQLTTALKKYPSSIVQVVGHTDPRGSYDYNLQLSERRARTVATAMVNQGLPNAVYARGCSFDKPLVPNNSEANMAQNRRVEIFLYQTQENVVDQCL